DNA sequence from the Manis javanica isolate MJ-LG chromosome 15, MJ_LKY, whole genome shotgun sequence genome:
CACTCAGAATCTTCCTGGGGTCCAAAGTGACATCCAAACAAGGCCTTGTGGAGGAAGACTCTGCAAAGACCTCCTTACAGAGCCCTTAGCCCTCAGTGATGTATAGGGGTCAATGCCCAGGGAGCAGGCCCTGCTTGCCCCAGCACTGGGCTCCAGCCCTGGTGACCTTCATCCATGGTGATATGGGACAGAAGGGATAGAATGAGGGGCAATGGGAGCCAGGAACAGGGGCTGGTCCTGGACTTGTCATCCCCTTTGGTAAATGTGCTTCTTAGAGAGGCTCTGGTGCTGGGCTAGGACCAGGATGGAGGGCTCTGCAGGGCATGGAGGAGAGATGCTGAGGCGCAGGGGTGGCACCCCCATCCCAGTCCCTAGGAGCACACTAGCTCTCTACAcaaacctgtttatttctgtaCAAAACCATGTTTCTATTTTATACAAAGAGCACCCCACCCCTCACTCACCCTGTCCCCTCACATAGTGCCCCGGCCCTGGGAGCATACCCCCgggaggagggggctgagggAGCCCCTGCTCATCGGCCCTCACttctgcctgtcccagctggGCCAGCCCGACCTCCActctggagaaaataaataaggaggcTCAGGCAGAATCTGTGCTGGGCCAGCCAGACTCTCTACCCCCCAGCATCCAGGCAGCAGTGAACTCATCAAGGGTGGGCAGGTCCTGGAGCATCAGTCCATGAACCGTGTAGCTGCTGGGTGGAGACCCTGTCCCAGAAGCATGAGTGCTGGAGTTACAAGTAGGTGTCCTCACTCTCCTGGGATGTCAGACTCTCCTGGGAGCAGTGGTGGGCTGAGTCCTGGGGGGCTGGATCCTCAGGGGCTAGATCCTTTGGGGGCATGTCCTGTGGGGCACAAGCATCTCCTGCAGCAGTTGCCATGTTGGCTTGATTTGGGGTTGGAGGCTTGTCCAGCTGCCCTCTCTCCTTTGCCTGTTTCTGTTGCTCCTTCTGCTCTTTCTGAATCTGCTTGGGCAGCTTGGGCTTGCCTTTGGAGCCAGGGAGGCGGGCATCAGGGGGCAGGCGGATTGACGGGGAAGGTTGCAGGGTGGGCCAAGGGCCTGGCTCTGCTTCCAGGATGGCCTTGGCACCATGCAACCTGGGTGGGGAGCAGCACTGCAGCTCACCCCGGGTCTCCTGCCAGCGCCGCAGCTGGAGGAGGTGCTCACGCTCAATCTGGCGCTCTGTCACTGGCAACTCCACCACCTGTGGGAGCAGTGATAGGTAGGTGGGCACCAAGAAGAAccttccccttctgcctcccagcCTGGGTCCCTGCTCTTCCTCAGTGTCTGCCAGTCTCGGCCACTTAAGGCTGACCCTAGGAAGGATGGCGGCCTGGTCCCGCAGGTGGTCACAAGTCCTGGAGCTGAGTGCTAGGTGAATCAGGTGCTGCTTGAGACCCAGGCATCAGAGGTAAAAGCTGCCCACAACTCATGAATCCACCCGCCTAATAATGTGTCATCTAATTACAGCCCCTAAGACAAAAatccacaaaagaaagaaaaaagggaaaataaagccaAGGTCATGGATGTGGTGCCAGGAAGGAAAATGGGGTGACAAGTTGAAGCTCCTTTCATTCCCAAGTGGCTGAGAACAGGGAAGGCCCTGCAAACCCAGGCCTCTCTGTGCCCATCTCTTCTCATTCGGACAGGAGGATGAGGTCTACCCGCACCATCCTGGGCTGCTGAGCACCAGGCCTGGTACTGGTGACCTATTCTTGGGGGCAGAATGTTACCAGGCCCCTCTCCAAAGGGCCCCCATGTCTCCCCCTCCGTCCCAGGAGCTAGGAGAAGGTATGGGCCTTACCTCCTGGACCAGGAAGGCCTCCTGCATGATCTTGGGGCTGAGGCTCCGCAGGCGCTCGATAGTCTCGTACTGGCCCTGGCAGGCTTTGAGCTTCTCAGGGGAGCCCAATGCGTGCTTCAGCAGCACCAGCCCCACCCGGAAGATGATCTTGACGCCTGCACAGGATGGGGGGGCAGTGAGTGCACGGGGGCCTTTCGGGAGTTTCTCTGGAAATAGAGGCCCCCAGTGGACTGGGCTGGAGGCAGGAGTGCTTCCTTGAGCCCAGTCCAGTACCTTCACAGAAGAACATGTCCCAGACACGCAGCACGGAGCTCCAGGGTAGGGTTCGGGCGAAGGCACACATGAACCACTCTGTCATGTACAGTAGTGGGTCAATCTTCTGCCGGCTGAGGTGTTTGTGGGCCACAGGCGACACCTTCTGCAGCAGCGAGAAGAGGATCTCCCCGTCCAGCTGGATTGCCTCCTAGGGGAACAGTGAAGCCATGTGGCCATGACTGCAGGCCCACAGCAGCCAGGGCACAGGCTACACCCTGGCCCCCAGCACCAGGCAGGCCTTGATTCGATCCTCAGGCACCTACTACCTCCAGAGTGCCAACATCATGCTTGGTGCTGGGGTACAATGTTGAGCAAACCAGACAAGTTGGTCCCCTCAT
Encoded proteins:
- the TBC1D10A gene encoding TBC1 domain family member 10A isoform X3 — its product is MARSLGENGPRTPAAEEGLSETRESLAPGPDAAAADELSSLGSDSEANGFAERRIDKFGFIVGSQGAEGALEEVPLEVLRQRESKWLDMLNNWDKWMAKKHKKELDMSPGDPKWLDVIERDLHRQFPFHEMFVSRGGHGQQDLLRVLKAYTLYRPEEGYCQAQAPVAAVLLMHMPAEQAFWCLVQICEKYLPGYYSEKLEAIQLDGEILFSLLQKVSPVAHKHLSRQKIDPLLYMTEWFMCAFARTLPWSSVLRVWDMFFCEGVKIIFRVGLVLLKHALGSPEKLKACQGQYETIERLRSLSPKIMQEAFLVQEVVELPVTERQIEREHLLQLRRWQETRGELQCCSPPRLHGAKAILEAEPGPWPTLQPSPSIRLPPDARLPGSKGKPKLPKQIQKEQKEQQKQAKERGQLDKPPTPNQANMATAAGDACAPQDMPPKDLAPEDPAPQDSAHHCSQESLTSQESEDTYL
- the TBC1D10A gene encoding TBC1 domain family member 10A isoform X2 gives rise to the protein MARSLGENGPRTPAAEEGLSETRESLAPGPDAAAADELSSLGSDSEANGFAERRIDKFGFIVGSQGAEGALEEVPLEVLRQRESKWLDMLNNWDKWMAKKHKKIRLRCQKGIPPSLRGRAWQYLSGGKVKLQQNPGKFDELDMSPGDPKWLDVIERDLHRQFPFHEMFVSRGGHGQQDLLRVLKAYTLYRPEEGYCQAQAPVAAVLLMHMPAEQAFWCLVQICEKYLPGYYSEKLEAIQLDGEILFSLLQKVSPVAHKHLSRQKIDPLLYMTEWFMCAFARTLPWSSVLRVWDMFFCEGVKIIFRVGLVLLKHALGSPEKLKACQGQYETIERLRSLSPKIMQEAFLVQEVVELPVTERQIEREHLLQLRRWQETRGELQCCSPPRLHGAKAILEAEPGPWPTLQPSPSIRLPPDARLPGSKGKPKLPKQIQKEQKEQQKQAKERGQLDKPPTPNQANMATAAGDACAPQDMPPKDLAPEDPAPQDSAHHCSQESLTSQESEDTYL
- the TBC1D10A gene encoding TBC1 domain family member 10A isoform X5, whose product is MLNNWDKWMAKKHKKIRLRCQKGIPPSLRGRAWQYLSGGKVKLQQNPGKFDELDMSPGDPKWLDVIERDLHRQFPFHEMFVSRGGHGQQDLLRVLKAYTLYRPEEGYCQAQAPVAAVLLMHMPAEQAFWCLVQICEKYLPGYYSEKLEAIQLDGEILFSLLQKVSPVAHKHLSRQKIDPLLYMTEWFMCAFARTLPWSSVLRVWDMFFCEGVKIIFRVGLVLLKHALGSPEKLKACQGQYETIERLRSLSPKIMQEAFLVQEVVELPVTERQIEREHLLQLRRWQETRGELQCCSPPRLHGAKAILEAEPGPWPTLQPSPSIRLPPDARLPGSKGKPKLPKQIQKEQKEQQKQAKERGQLDKPPTPNQANMATAAGDACAPQDMPPKDLAPEDPAPQDSAHHCSQESLTSQESEDTYL